One Pseudomonas fluorescens genomic region harbors:
- a CDS encoding TenA family transcriptional regulator, translating to MEAASYPGWAQQLIQDCSESKRRVVEHELYLRMRDNKLSAKTMRQYLIGGWPVVEQFALYMAQNLTKTRFARHPGEDMARRWLMRNIRVELNHADYWVHWSRAHGVSLEDLQAQQVPPELHALSHWCWHTSSADSLIVAIAATNYAIEGATGEWSAVVCSTGVYAAAFPEEDRKRAMKWLKMHAQYDDAHPWEALEIICTLAGMNPSLALQAELRQAICKSYDYMFLFLERCMQLEGSERLLVSRERRAVVES from the coding sequence ATGGAAGCTGCAAGTTATCCTGGCTGGGCACAACAGCTCATTCAGGATTGCAGCGAGAGCAAGCGCCGGGTTGTCGAACATGAACTTTACTTGCGCATGCGTGATAACAAGCTCAGTGCCAAGACCATGCGTCAGTACCTGATCGGGGGTTGGCCGGTCGTTGAGCAGTTTGCGTTGTACATGGCGCAGAATCTCACCAAGACGCGGTTTGCCCGTCACCCGGGCGAAGACATGGCGCGACGCTGGCTGATGCGTAACATCCGCGTCGAACTCAATCATGCTGATTATTGGGTGCATTGGAGCCGAGCGCACGGTGTAAGCCTGGAAGACCTTCAGGCTCAGCAAGTGCCGCCTGAGTTGCACGCGCTGAGTCACTGGTGCTGGCACACCAGTTCTGCCGATTCGCTGATTGTCGCCATTGCCGCGACCAACTATGCGATCGAAGGCGCGACCGGGGAGTGGTCAGCGGTCGTCTGTTCCACGGGCGTCTATGCTGCGGCGTTTCCAGAGGAGGACCGCAAGCGTGCAATGAAATGGTTGAAAATGCATGCCCAGTACGATGACGCCCATCCATGGGAAGCGCTCGAAATCATCTGCACATTGGCCGGGATGAATCCGAGCCTGGCATTGCAGGCCGAACTGCGCCAGGCCATCTGCAAAAGCTATGACTATATGTTCCTGTTTCTGGAGCGCTGCATGCAGCTTGAAGGTTCAGAGCGTCTGCTGGTCAGCCGAGAGCGCAGGGCAGTAGTCGAGAGCTGA
- a CDS encoding EAL domain-containing protein, whose amino-acid sequence MNQKRTLGTPRLLGIVWPFIAVVVFQAILGGVSLYVLSAVRGYVAGESLWSKGQKDAIYYLNLYADSRDEAIFHKYTDAIAVPQGGHQLRLALDRQPPDLPAAREGILKGGNHPDDVSSLIWLYLNFRHFSYLETAIDRWTLGDAYLVELDAVAQEMHRNIVGNVATDADIRHWKARIFAINDGVTPAAKAFSDALGEGSRMIMRLLLFTNLATALGLIMLALLRTHKLLKQRHAFAEALQLEKDRAHVTLQSIGDGVITTDVNGAIDYMNPAAEAMTHWKAEQAAGLPLASLFNLLDDNAQAEGLTLIEHILSGKLSGGSEHSKLIQRLDGSTVSVTLVGAPIRNAGKVSGTVLVLHDMTQERQYIANLSWQATHDALTGLANRREFEYRLEQALHNLTRQAGRHALMFLDLDQFKLVNDTCGHAAGDELLRHICTLLQSGLREGDTLARLGGDEFGILLENCSLEAAEKIAESLRQTVQNLHFVWKGRPFLTTVSIGLVHIAQTPTTLEASLRAADMACYMAKEKGRNRVQVYHADDSELSLRFGEMAWVQRLHMALEEDRFCLYAQEIAPLKPQAGKGAHIEILLRLHDEAGRMILPDSFIPAAERYGLMSQLDRWVVQNVFKVIAQCIAQEHDEPLAMCAINLSGITIGDDAFLHFLREQFVNYAIPPEMICFEITETSAISNLGSAIRFINELKGLGCYFSLDDFCAGMSSFAYLKHLPVDFLKIDGSFVKDMLDDPINRAMVEVINHIGHVMGKQTIAEFVETTQIEQALLEIGVDFAQGYVIERPQLFTCDSLQSRPARPQPLLFKAPGTFR is encoded by the coding sequence ATGAATCAAAAGCGGACTCTGGGGACCCCACGGTTGTTGGGCATCGTCTGGCCATTTATTGCCGTCGTGGTGTTTCAGGCCATATTGGGAGGGGTCAGTCTTTATGTGCTCTCGGCCGTGCGCGGCTATGTCGCAGGCGAGAGCCTCTGGTCCAAAGGCCAGAAAGACGCGATCTACTACCTGAACCTGTATGCCGACAGTCGCGACGAAGCTATTTTTCACAAGTACACGGACGCGATTGCGGTGCCGCAAGGCGGGCACCAGTTGCGGTTGGCGCTGGATCGCCAGCCGCCTGATCTCCCGGCTGCACGAGAGGGCATTCTCAAAGGTGGAAACCATCCAGACGATGTCTCCAGCCTGATCTGGTTGTATTTGAATTTCCGTCATTTCAGTTATCTGGAGACGGCCATCGATCGCTGGACGCTGGGCGATGCTTACCTGGTCGAGCTGGACGCGGTAGCGCAGGAAATGCATCGCAACATTGTCGGGAATGTTGCCACGGACGCTGATATTCGCCACTGGAAGGCGCGCATCTTCGCCATCAATGACGGCGTGACGCCTGCAGCGAAAGCCTTCAGCGATGCGCTGGGCGAAGGCTCGCGCATGATCATGCGGCTGTTGCTGTTCACAAACCTGGCAACGGCGCTGGGGTTGATCATGCTGGCCCTGCTGCGTACCCACAAACTGCTCAAGCAGCGCCACGCCTTTGCCGAGGCGCTGCAACTGGAAAAGGATCGCGCGCACGTGACGCTGCAATCAATCGGCGACGGGGTCATCACCACCGACGTCAACGGCGCGATCGACTATATGAACCCTGCCGCCGAAGCCATGACGCACTGGAAGGCCGAGCAGGCCGCCGGTCTGCCGCTGGCTTCGCTGTTCAACTTGCTGGACGACAATGCCCAGGCGGAAGGCCTGACCCTGATCGAGCATATTCTCAGCGGCAAGCTCAGCGGTGGCAGCGAGCATTCAAAGTTGATCCAGCGTCTGGATGGCAGCACGGTGTCGGTGACCCTGGTCGGTGCGCCGATCCGCAATGCTGGCAAGGTCAGCGGCACGGTGCTGGTGCTGCATGACATGACGCAGGAACGTCAGTACATCGCCAATCTGTCGTGGCAGGCCACCCACGATGCATTGACCGGGCTGGCCAACCGGCGCGAGTTCGAATATCGCCTGGAGCAGGCGTTGCACAATCTGACACGCCAGGCCGGTCGGCACGCGTTGATGTTCCTCGATCTGGATCAATTCAAACTGGTCAACGACACCTGCGGCCATGCGGCGGGCGATGAGTTGTTGCGGCATATCTGCACGTTGCTGCAATCAGGTTTGCGTGAGGGTGACACCCTGGCGCGGCTGGGCGGTGACGAGTTCGGCATCTTGCTGGAGAACTGCTCGCTGGAGGCGGCGGAAAAGATCGCCGAGAGCTTGCGGCAGACGGTGCAAAACCTCCACTTTGTGTGGAAGGGACGGCCGTTCCTGACCACTGTCAGCATCGGTCTGGTCCACATTGCCCAGACCCCGACGACCCTCGAAGCCTCACTGCGCGCCGCCGACATGGCCTGCTACATGGCCAAAGAGAAAGGGCGCAACCGCGTGCAGGTGTATCACGCCGATGACTCCGAATTGTCCCTGCGTTTTGGCGAAATGGCGTGGGTGCAGCGCCTGCATATGGCGCTGGAAGAAGACCGCTTTTGTCTGTACGCCCAAGAGATTGCTCCTCTCAAACCTCAGGCCGGTAAAGGTGCGCACATCGAGATTTTGTTGCGCTTACATGATGAAGCCGGTCGGATGATTTTGCCTGACAGCTTTATCCCGGCGGCCGAACGTTATGGTTTGATGAGTCAGTTGGATCGTTGGGTAGTGCAAAACGTATTTAAGGTAATTGCTCAATGTATTGCCCAGGAACATGATGAGCCTTTGGCAATGTGTGCGATTAATCTGTCAGGCATTACTATAGGAGATGACGCGTTTTTGCACTTCCTGCGAGAGCAGTTTGTTAACTACGCAATTCCGCCTGAAATGATTTGTTTTGAAATTACAGAAACCAGTGCAATTTCAAATCTGGGCAGCGCAATTAGATTTATTAATGAACTCAAAGGGTTAGGGTGCTATTTCTCCTTAGATGACTTTTGTGCCGGAATGTCTTCATTCGCTTATCTGAAACATTTACCTGTAGACTTCCTGAAGATCGACGGGAGTTTCGTTAAGGACATGCTGGACGACCCGATTAACCGCGCAATGGTCGAAGTGATCAATCACATCGGGCATGTCATGGGTAAGCAGACAATTGCGGAGTTCGTTGAAACAACTCAGATCGAGCAGGCCTTGCTTGAAATTGGCGTGGACTTCGCTCAGGGTTATGTCATAGAACGTCCGCAGTTGTTTACCTGTGACAGTTTGCAAAGTCGCCCCGCCAGACCGCAGCCGCTGTTATTCAAAGCGCCTGGCACGTTCCGTTGA
- a CDS encoding ABC transporter ATP-binding protein — protein sequence MSDRADDTPAVKRVDRLSWAEVRRLALHHKKSLWIANGVAVLATLCSVPIPLLLPLLVDEVLLGHGDAALKVMNHFLPSMWQQAAGYIGLMLVVTLTLRCSALCFGVLQSRLFARLAKDIVYRIRVRLIERLKRISLGEYESLGSGTVTTHLVTDLDTLDKFVGETLSRFLVAMLTLVGTASILMWMHWKLALLILLFNPLVIYATVQLGKRVKHLKKLENDSTSRFTQALSETLDAIQEVRAGNRQGYFLGRLGLRAQEVRNYAINSQWKTDASNRASGLLFQFGIDIFRAAAMLTVLFSDLSIGQMLAVFSYLWFMIGPVEQLLNLQYAYYAAGGALSRINELLARADEPRYPGGVDPFKGRDTVGIQIQGLSFGYGDELVLDQLDLSIAPGEKVAIVGASGGGKSTLVQLLLGLYTPLSGTIRFGGSTQQEIGLETVRENVAVVLQHPALFNDTVRANLTMGRMRSDEACWQALEIAQLEPAIRALPDGLDSIVGRSGVRLSGGQRQRLAIARMILAEPKVVILDEATSALDAATEYNLHQAMARFLNGRTTLIIAHRLSAVKQADRVLVFDGGQVAEDGDHQQLIADGGLYAKLYGHLQRL from the coding sequence GTGTCTGACCGGGCCGATGACACGCCAGCCGTAAAGCGTGTCGACCGGCTGAGCTGGGCTGAAGTCCGGCGACTGGCACTTCATCACAAAAAATCCCTGTGGATCGCCAACGGCGTGGCCGTGCTGGCGACGCTGTGCAGCGTGCCGATTCCGTTGCTGCTGCCGTTGCTGGTCGACGAAGTCTTGCTTGGCCACGGTGATGCCGCGCTGAAGGTCATGAATCACTTTCTGCCGAGCATGTGGCAGCAAGCGGCGGGTTACATCGGTTTGATGCTGGTGGTCACGCTGACCTTGCGTTGCAGCGCTTTGTGCTTTGGCGTGTTGCAGTCGCGGCTGTTCGCACGGCTGGCCAAGGACATCGTCTATCGCATTCGCGTGCGTCTGATCGAACGGCTCAAGCGGATTTCCCTGGGAGAATACGAAAGCCTCGGCAGCGGCACGGTGACTACGCATCTGGTCACCGATCTGGATACACTCGACAAATTTGTCGGCGAAACCCTCAGCCGCTTCCTCGTGGCGATGCTCACGCTGGTCGGCACCGCCAGCATTCTGATGTGGATGCACTGGAAACTGGCGCTGCTGATTCTGCTGTTCAATCCGCTGGTGATCTACGCCACGGTGCAACTGGGCAAACGCGTCAAGCATCTGAAGAAACTCGAGAACGACAGCACGTCGCGATTCACTCAGGCGCTGAGCGAAACTCTGGATGCGATTCAGGAAGTGCGCGCCGGCAATCGCCAGGGCTATTTCCTTGGACGCCTCGGCTTGCGTGCCCAGGAAGTGCGTAACTATGCGATCAATTCGCAGTGGAAAACCGACGCCTCCAACCGCGCCAGCGGTCTGCTGTTCCAATTCGGCATCGACATTTTTCGCGCGGCGGCCATGCTCACGGTGCTGTTCTCGGATCTGTCGATCGGCCAGATGCTCGCGGTGTTCAGCTACCTGTGGTTCATGATCGGGCCGGTGGAACAACTGCTGAACCTGCAATACGCCTATTACGCTGCCGGCGGTGCCCTGTCGCGGATCAACGAATTGCTGGCGCGGGCCGATGAGCCGCGGTATCCCGGCGGGGTCGATCCGTTCAAGGGCCGTGACACCGTCGGTATTCAGATTCAGGGCCTGAGCTTCGGTTACGGCGATGAACTGGTGCTGGATCAGCTCGATCTGTCCATCGCGCCCGGTGAAAAAGTCGCGATTGTCGGTGCCAGTGGTGGCGGTAAAAGCACCCTCGTGCAGTTGCTGCTCGGGCTGTACACGCCATTGTCCGGAACCATCCGCTTCGGCGGTTCGACGCAACAGGAGATCGGCCTGGAAACGGTCCGGGAAAACGTTGCCGTGGTCTTGCAACATCCGGCGTTGTTCAACGACACCGTGCGCGCGAATCTGACCATGGGCCGCATGCGCAGCGACGAAGCCTGTTGGCAAGCGCTGGAGATTGCTCAGCTGGAGCCGGCGATACGTGCACTGCCGGACGGCCTCGACAGTATCGTCGGCCGTTCCGGTGTGCGTTTGTCCGGCGGGCAACGCCAACGCCTGGCGATAGCGCGAATGATCCTGGCCGAGCCGAAAGTGGTAATCCTCGACGAAGCCACATCGGCCCTGGACGCCGCCACCGAGTACAACCTGCACCAGGCCATGGCGCGCTTTCTCAACGGCCGCACCACCCTGATCATTGCCCACCGCTTGTCAGCGGTGAAGCAAGCCGATCGGGTGCTGGTGTTTGATGGCGGACAAGTGGCCGAGGATGGCGACCATCAGCAACTCATCGCTGATGGTGGCTTGTACGCCAAGCTTTATGGGCATTTGCAGCGGTTGTAG
- a CDS encoding DsbA family protein, translating into MCSWCWGFAPVAKALVEQAQAAGVELHLVVGGLRTGSGSALEPTTRRYILEHWQAVTEATGQPFKLEGALPDGFVYDTEPACRAIVTARSLAPDCAWTLVGLIQQAFYVEGRDVTQASVLVELAEQAGVPRIEFAALFDHAEQHKATQADFSWVQDLGIAGFPTLLAERNGQLALLTNGYQPLSELSPLLGRWLERAACV; encoded by the coding sequence ATGTGTTCGTGGTGCTGGGGTTTTGCTCCGGTGGCCAAGGCACTGGTCGAGCAGGCGCAGGCAGCGGGTGTCGAACTGCATCTGGTGGTCGGCGGTTTGCGCACCGGCAGTGGTTCGGCGCTGGAGCCGACCACGCGGCGCTACATTCTTGAACACTGGCAAGCGGTCACCGAGGCCACCGGCCAGCCGTTCAAGCTGGAGGGCGCGCTGCCCGACGGTTTTGTCTACGACACCGAGCCTGCCTGCCGCGCGATCGTCACCGCGCGCAGTCTGGCGCCGGATTGCGCGTGGACGCTGGTGGGCCTGATCCAGCAGGCGTTTTATGTCGAAGGGCGCGACGTCACTCAAGCCAGCGTACTGGTCGAACTGGCCGAGCAGGCCGGTGTGCCGCGTATCGAATTTGCCGCGTTGTTCGATCATGCCGAGCAACACAAAGCGACGCAGGCCGATTTCAGTTGGGTGCAGGATCTCGGCATCGCCGGTTTCCCGACCCTGCTGGCCGAGCGCAATGGTCAATTGGCGTTGCTGACCAACGGCTACCAACCGCTTAGCGAGCTGTCGCCGTTGCTCGGCCGCTGGCTGGAGCGTGCGGCCTGTGTCTGA
- a CDS encoding rhodanese-related sulfurtransferase translates to MTQPIVVAALYKFVTLEDYVNLREPLLQAMVDNGIKGTLLIAEEGINGTVSGTREGIDGLLAWLKNDPRMIDIDHKESYCDEQPFYRTKVKLKKEIVTLGVEGVDPNKKVGTYVEPQDWNALISDPEVLLIDTRNDYEVSIGTFEGAIDPKTTSFREFPDYIKEHFDPAVHKKVAMFCTGGIRCEKASSYMLGEGFEEVYHLKGGILKYLEEVPQEETKWQGDCFVFDNRVTVRHDLSEGDYDQCHACRTPVSVEDRASEHYVAGISCPHCWDKLSEKTRRSAIDRQKQIELAKARNQPHPIGYNYKQASTEA, encoded by the coding sequence ATGACACAACCGATTGTCGTGGCGGCACTGTATAAGTTCGTCACCCTCGAAGATTACGTCAACCTGCGCGAGCCGTTGCTGCAAGCGATGGTCGACAACGGCATCAAAGGCACTCTGCTGATTGCCGAAGAAGGCATCAACGGCACCGTTTCCGGCACCCGCGAAGGCATCGACGGCCTGCTCGCCTGGCTCAAGAACGATCCACGCATGATCGATATCGATCACAAGGAATCGTACTGCGACGAGCAGCCGTTCTACCGCACCAAGGTCAAGCTGAAAAAAGAGATCGTCACCCTCGGCGTTGAAGGCGTTGACCCGAACAAAAAGGTCGGCACCTACGTCGAGCCGCAGGACTGGAACGCGCTGATCAGCGATCCGGAAGTGCTGCTGATCGACACGCGCAACGATTACGAAGTGTCGATCGGCACTTTCGAAGGCGCTATCGATCCGAAAACCACCAGTTTTCGCGAATTCCCCGACTACATCAAAGAACACTTCGACCCGGCGGTGCACAAGAAAGTCGCGATGTTCTGCACCGGCGGCATCCGCTGTGAAAAAGCCTCGAGCTACATGCTCGGCGAAGGTTTTGAAGAGGTTTATCACCTCAAGGGCGGCATCCTGAAATACCTCGAAGAGGTACCGCAGGAAGAAACCAAGTGGCAGGGCGACTGCTTTGTGTTCGACAACCGCGTGACCGTGCGCCACGACCTCAGCGAAGGCGACTACGATCAATGTCATGCCTGCCGCACACCGGTCAGCGTTGAAGATCGCGCGTCCGAGCATTACGTGGCCGGCATCAGCTGCCCGCACTGCTGGGACAAACTGAGCGAGAAGACCCGGCGCAGTGCCATCGATCGGCAGAAGCAGATCGAACTGGCCAAGGCGCGCAACCAGCCGCATCCGATCGGCTACAACTATAAGCAAGCATCCACCGAGGCTTAA
- a CDS encoding BolA family protein produces the protein MTMQQRIESTLALLQPEHLQVLDESHMHSRGLQTHYKAVVVSEQFEGLSRVKRHQKVYGTLGELMGEFHALALHTYTPQEWAQAGAAPASPTCAGGKQR, from the coding sequence ATGACCATGCAACAACGCATCGAATCGACGCTGGCCCTGTTACAGCCCGAACATCTGCAGGTGCTGGATGAAAGCCACATGCACAGTCGTGGGTTGCAGACCCATTACAAGGCGGTGGTCGTCAGCGAGCAGTTCGAAGGCCTGAGCCGGGTCAAGCGCCACCAGAAAGTCTACGGCACGCTCGGCGAGTTGATGGGCGAGTTCCATGCGTTGGCGCTGCACACCTACACCCCGCAGGAATGGGCACAAGCTGGCGCCGCCCCGGCGTCGCCGACTTGTGCGGGAGGAAAGCAGCGGTAA
- a CDS encoding DUF2059 domain-containing protein, with protein sequence MTRLRAICTAVALVCASGQVLADTASHNASAEAFLTLAHADKLGTPVYMQVQQMFAQRFEQTKAPEAKKAVLETYQAKANAALDQAIGWNKLKPDMVKLYTSNFSESELKDLVAFYQSPLGKKVLEKMPQLTQQSAQMTQAKLESAVPVVNKLLDDMTKELDPKGAAAPAKKK encoded by the coding sequence ATGACTCGTCTTCGCGCCATCTGTACCGCGGTTGCACTGGTTTGCGCCAGCGGCCAGGTGCTTGCCGATACCGCCAGCCACAACGCCAGTGCCGAAGCTTTCCTGACGCTGGCCCACGCTGACAAACTCGGCACTCCGGTGTACATGCAAGTGCAGCAAATGTTCGCTCAGCGTTTTGAGCAGACCAAAGCCCCGGAGGCCAAGAAAGCCGTACTGGAAACCTATCAGGCCAAGGCTAACGCCGCCCTGGACCAGGCCATCGGCTGGAACAAGCTGAAGCCGGACATGGTCAAGCTCTACACCAGTAACTTCAGCGAATCCGAGCTCAAGGATCTGGTCGCGTTCTACCAGTCGCCACTGGGCAAGAAAGTCCTGGAAAAAATGCCCCAGCTGACCCAGCAATCGGCGCAGATGACCCAGGCCAAACTGGAAAGCGCTGTGCCTGTTGTCAACAAGCTGCTCGATGACATGACCAAAGAGCTGGACCCGAAAGGCGCTGCTGCGCCGGCCAAGAAGAAGTAA
- a CDS encoding class II fumarate hydratase has translation MSRIETDSLGQIDVPDDAYWGAQTQRSLINFAIGQERMPLPVLHALALIKKAAARVNDRNGDLPADIARLIEQAADEVLAGEHEDQFPLVVWQTGSGTQSNMNVNEVIAGRANELAGNPRGGKAPVHPNDHVNRSQSSNDCFPTAMSIATAKAVHEQLLPAIAELSGGLAELAARHMKLVKTGRTHMMDATPITFGQELSGFIAQLDYAERAIRAALPAVCELAQGGTAVGTGLNSPHGFGEAIAAELAALSGLPFVTAPNKFAALAGHEPLVTLSGALKTLAVALMKIANDLRLLGSGPRAGFAEVKLPANEPGSSIMPGKVNPTQCEALSMLACQVLGNDVAIGFAASQGHLQLNVFKPVIIHNLLQSIRLLGDGCSNFQEHCIAGLEPDAEVMAKHLERGLMLVTALNPHIGYDKSAEIAKKAYSEGLTLREAALQLGYLTDEEFDAWVRPENMIEAGAKG, from the coding sequence ATGAGCCGTATCGAAACCGACAGCCTGGGCCAGATCGATGTCCCGGACGACGCTTACTGGGGTGCTCAGACGCAACGCTCGCTGATCAACTTCGCCATCGGTCAGGAACGCATGCCACTGCCGGTATTGCACGCCCTGGCCCTGATCAAGAAAGCTGCGGCGCGGGTCAACGACCGCAACGGCGATCTCCCCGCCGACATCGCCCGCCTGATCGAACAGGCCGCCGACGAAGTCCTGGCCGGCGAGCATGAAGACCAGTTTCCGCTAGTGGTCTGGCAGACTGGCAGCGGCACCCAGAGCAACATGAACGTCAACGAAGTGATCGCCGGTCGCGCCAATGAGCTGGCCGGCAATCCGCGCGGCGGCAAGGCGCCGGTGCACCCGAACGATCACGTCAACCGCTCGCAAAGCTCCAACGACTGCTTCCCGACGGCCATGAGCATCGCCACCGCCAAAGCGGTGCACGAACAACTGCTGCCGGCCATCGCCGAGTTGTCCGGTGGCCTCGCCGAACTGGCGGCACGCCACATGAAGCTGGTGAAAACCGGACGCACGCACATGATGGACGCGACGCCGATCACTTTCGGTCAGGAGCTGTCCGGGTTCATCGCGCAACTCGATTACGCCGAGCGCGCCATCCGCGCAGCGCTGCCGGCCGTCTGCGAACTGGCACAAGGCGGCACCGCCGTCGGCACGGGACTGAACTCGCCGCACGGTTTCGGCGAAGCGATTGCCGCCGAATTGGCGGCGCTGTCCGGCCTGCCCTTCGTCACGGCGCCGAACAAGTTCGCCGCTTTGGCCGGTCATGAGCCGCTGGTGACCCTGTCCGGTGCGCTGAAAACCCTCGCCGTTGCACTCATGAAAATCGCCAACGATCTGCGCCTGCTCGGCTCCGGGCCGCGCGCCGGTTTCGCCGAAGTGAAGCTGCCGGCCAACGAACCGGGCAGCTCGATCATGCCCGGCAAGGTGAATCCGACTCAGTGCGAGGCGCTGTCGATGCTCGCCTGCCAAGTGCTCGGCAATGACGTGGCAATTGGTTTCGCCGCGAGCCAGGGGCATTTGCAGTTGAACGTGTTCAAACCGGTGATCATTCACAACCTGCTGCAATCGATCCGACTGCTCGGCGATGGCTGCAGCAACTTCCAGGAGCACTGCATCGCCGGGCTGGAACCGGATGCAGAGGTCATGGCCAAACACCTTGAACGTGGTTTGATGCTGGTCACCGCGCTGAACCCGCACATCGGCTATGACAAATCGGCAGAGATCGCCAAGAAGGCCTACAGCGAAGGGCTGACCTTGCGCGAGGCGGCGTTGCAGCTGGGTTATCTGACCGATGAAGAGTTCGATGCGTGGGTGCGGCCGGAGAACATGATCGAGGCTGGCGCCAAGGGCTAA
- a CDS encoding DMT family transporter — translation MHISSGRWVYGLFLALLTALLWGILPIKLKQVLLVMDPVTVTWFRLLVSGGCLFIYLASVGRLPSRKVLGPKGGWLVLMAVLGLVGNYVLYLMGLNLLSPGTAQLVVQMGPIMLLIASLFVFKERFSIGQGIGLLVLLVGFGLFFNQRLAELLTSLSDYTAGVLLVLLASTVWTFYALGQKQLLTVWNSLQVMMVIYLFCALLLTPWVHPLETLQLSPLQGWLLLACCLNTLIAYGAFAEALAHWEASRVSATLAITPLVTFVAVAIAARIWPEYVHAEQINALGYGGAVLVVLGSALVALGPSLIAGLRARRLKMA, via the coding sequence ATGCACATTTCTTCGGGGCGCTGGGTATATGGATTGTTCCTGGCGCTGCTGACCGCGTTGCTGTGGGGCATTCTGCCGATCAAACTCAAACAGGTGCTGCTGGTGATGGATCCGGTCACGGTGACCTGGTTTCGCTTGCTGGTGTCCGGCGGCTGTCTGTTCATTTACCTGGCCTCGGTCGGACGCCTGCCGAGTCGCAAGGTGCTCGGCCCCAAGGGCGGCTGGCTGGTGCTGATGGCCGTGCTGGGCCTGGTCGGCAATTACGTGTTGTATCTGATGGGTCTCAATCTGCTCAGCCCCGGCACCGCACAACTGGTAGTGCAGATGGGCCCGATCATGTTGCTGATCGCCAGCCTGTTTGTGTTCAAGGAGCGTTTCAGTATCGGCCAGGGCATTGGCCTGCTGGTGTTGCTGGTCGGCTTTGGCCTGTTCTTCAACCAGCGCCTGGCCGAGTTGCTGACGTCATTGTCGGATTACACCGCGGGCGTCCTGCTGGTGCTGCTGGCCTCAACGGTGTGGACGTTTTACGCGTTGGGGCAGAAGCAATTGCTGACGGTGTGGAATTCGCTGCAGGTGATGATGGTGATCTATCTGTTTTGCGCGTTGTTGCTGACACCGTGGGTGCATCCGCTTGAGACGTTGCAGTTGAGCCCGTTGCAAGGCTGGCTGTTACTGGCGTGCTGCCTGAATACGTTGATCGCCTACGGCGCATTTGCCGAAGCGCTGGCGCACTGGGAGGCGTCGCGAGTCAGTGCGACGTTGGCGATCACGCCGTTGGTGACATTTGTTGCAGTGGCGATTGCGGCGCGGATCTGGCCGGAATACGTGCATGCCGAGCAGATCAATGCGCTCGGTTATGGCGGGGCGGTGTTGGTGGTGCTGGGTTCGGCGCTGGTGGCGTTGGGGCCTTCGTTGATCGCTGGGCTCAGAGCACGGCGTTTGAAAATGGCCTGA
- a CDS encoding DUF6316 family protein, giving the protein MYTMRAEDSAPATRFRSDRVCRVNGELYFSTRENTLEGPYDSQVIDQEIQAYIARMQQQDSRR; this is encoded by the coding sequence ATGTACACGATGCGCGCCGAGGACAGCGCCCCCGCCACCCGCTTTCGCAGCGACCGCGTGTGCCGGGTCAACGGCGAACTGTATTTCAGCACTCGGGAAAATACCCTTGAAGGGCCGTATGACAGCCAGGTCATTGACCAGGAAATCCAGGCTTATATAGCGCGGATGCAACAGCAGGATTCCAGGCGCTGA